The proteins below come from a single Crossiella sp. CA-258035 genomic window:
- a CDS encoding FAD-dependent oxidoreductase → MQPDVVVVGAGMVGAACAYALRRAGLRVEVLDRGAPASGTTAAGEGNVLVSDKEPGPELELAVESRRRWPELLAELGRAATGASGAAAGLGGAAAESGGALAGQGGALAGSGGGAAGSGGSLAGPVGDAALAELAGVEWEAKGGLTVATGDPGPLYDFAAAQRDAGVDARVVDDPWALEPHLTRRVTGAVHYPEDAQVQPVLAAMALLRGIPVRTGLTALGLVSGGVLTSAGVIRCGAVVNACGPWAGEFAARAGAPIRVLPRRGMVLVTGPLPDVVAHKVYDGDYVGAVASGEAALQTSAVVEATRAGTVLIGSSRERVGFDDTVRVRVLRELAVKAMALFPVLGGVPVMRAYGGFRPYAPDHLPIIGADPRVPGLWHATGHEGAGIGLAPATGELLADLVLGRAPRVDPRPFRVDRAAVLG, encoded by the coding sequence GTGCAGCCGGACGTCGTGGTGGTCGGGGCGGGGATGGTCGGGGCGGCGTGCGCCTACGCGCTGCGGCGGGCCGGGTTGCGGGTCGAGGTGCTGGATCGCGGGGCGCCGGCTTCGGGGACCACGGCGGCGGGGGAGGGGAACGTGCTGGTCTCGGACAAGGAGCCGGGGCCGGAACTGGAGCTGGCGGTGGAGTCGCGGCGGCGGTGGCCGGAGCTGCTGGCGGAGCTGGGGCGGGCGGCGACCGGGGCGAGCGGCGCGGCGGCCGGGCTCGGTGGTGCGGCGGCTGAGTCGGGCGGTGCGCTGGCTGGGCAGGGCGGTGCGCTGGCTGGGTCGGGTGGCGGGGCGGCTGGAAGCGGCGGCTCGCTGGCTGGGCCGGTTGGTGACGCGGCGTTGGCCGAGCTGGCCGGGGTCGAGTGGGAGGCCAAGGGCGGGCTGACCGTGGCCACCGGCGACCCGGGGCCGCTCTACGACTTCGCGGCGGCGCAGCGGGACGCCGGGGTCGACGCCAGGGTGGTGGACGATCCGTGGGCGCTGGAGCCGCACCTGACCCGGCGGGTCACCGGGGCCGTGCACTACCCGGAGGACGCCCAGGTTCAGCCGGTGCTGGCGGCGATGGCGTTGTTGCGGGGGATTCCGGTGCGGACCGGGCTGACGGCGCTGGGGCTGGTGTCCGGTGGGGTGCTGACCAGTGCCGGGGTCATCCGGTGTGGGGCGGTGGTGAACGCCTGTGGGCCGTGGGCCGGGGAGTTCGCGGCGCGGGCCGGCGCGCCGATCAGGGTGTTGCCGCGGCGGGGCATGGTGCTGGTGACCGGGCCGTTGCCGGATGTGGTGGCGCACAAGGTTTATGACGGCGACTACGTCGGGGCGGTGGCCAGCGGGGAGGCCGCGTTGCAGACCTCGGCGGTGGTGGAGGCCACTCGGGCGGGGACGGTGTTGATCGGGTCCAGCCGGGAGCGGGTGGGGTTCGACGACACCGTGCGGGTGCGGGTGTTGCGGGAGCTGGCGGTCAAGGCGATGGCGTTGTTCCCGGTGCTGGGCGGGGTGCCGGTGATGCGGGCCTACGGGGGTTTCCGGCCCTATGCGCCGGATCATCTGCCGATCATCGGGGCGGATCCGCGGGTGCCCGGGTTGTGGCACGCCACCGGGCATGAGGGAGCGGGGATCGGGTTGGCCCCCGCGACCGGGGAACTGTTGGCGGACTTGGTGCTGGGGCGGGCACCGCGGGTGGATCCGCGGCCGTTCCGGGTGGATCGGGCGGCGGTGCTGGGATGA
- a CDS encoding enoyl-CoA hydratase, with product MVVEYVRRDAVAVVTMNRPEYRNAQNSAMTYALDEAFARAVNDPEVKVIVLAGAGEHFSAGHDIGSPGRDADTAFDRKAVLWWDHTDREGGDRRYAREMEVYLGMCRRWREIPKPMVAMVQGACIAGGLMLAWVCDLIVAAEDAFFADPVVRMGIPGVEYFAHPWALGPRAAKEVLFTGDRFSAARAYEWGMVSRVVPRAELAESTFALAERIARMPQFGLALAKRAVNQCEDLMGQRAGMDSVFGLHHLAHAHNAETSPDALAGLDARSMRAGG from the coding sequence ATGGTGGTCGAGTACGTCCGCAGGGACGCGGTGGCGGTGGTCACGATGAACCGCCCGGAGTACCGCAACGCGCAGAACTCGGCGATGACCTACGCCCTGGACGAGGCGTTCGCCCGCGCGGTCAACGATCCCGAGGTCAAGGTGATCGTGCTGGCCGGTGCGGGCGAGCACTTCTCCGCGGGCCACGACATCGGCAGTCCCGGCCGGGACGCGGACACCGCGTTCGACCGGAAAGCCGTGCTGTGGTGGGACCACACCGACCGCGAGGGCGGGGATCGCCGGTATGCCAGGGAGATGGAGGTCTACCTCGGCATGTGCCGGCGTTGGCGGGAGATCCCCAAACCGATGGTCGCGATGGTGCAGGGCGCGTGCATCGCGGGCGGGCTGATGCTGGCCTGGGTGTGCGACCTGATCGTCGCGGCGGAGGACGCGTTCTTCGCCGATCCGGTGGTGCGCATGGGCATTCCCGGGGTGGAGTACTTCGCGCACCCGTGGGCGCTGGGTCCCAGGGCAGCGAAGGAGGTGCTGTTCACCGGGGACCGGTTCAGCGCGGCCCGCGCCTACGAGTGGGGCATGGTGAGCCGGGTGGTGCCGCGCGCCGAGCTGGCCGAGTCCACGTTCGCACTGGCCGAGCGGATCGCCCGGATGCCGCAGTTCGGGCTGGCGCTGGCCAAGCGCGCGGTGAACCAGTGCGAGGACCTGATGGGCCAGCGGGCCGGCATGGACTCGGTGTTCGGCCTGCACCACCTGGCGCACGCGCACAACGCGGAGACCAGCCCGGACGCCTTGGCGGGTCTGGACGCCCGGTCGATGCGCGCGGGCGGCTGA
- a CDS encoding SDR family oxidoreductase, giving the protein MKPPAGHGLLTGKVAVVTAAAGTGIGSATAERCLLEGAAVVVSDWHQRRLAETVERLAAEHGEQVTGIPCDVTDESQVQALFTGAAVHFGRIDVVVNNAGLGGTASVLEMTDEQWQRVLDVTLNGTFRCTRAALRLMVEQGGGGAIVNNASVIGWRAQAGQAHYAAAKAGVMAFTRCTALDVAQHGIRVNAVAPSLAAHPFLAKVTSDELLTELAGREAFGRAAQPWEVATVMVFLASDYATYLTGEVLSVSSQHP; this is encoded by the coding sequence GTGAAGCCACCAGCGGGACACGGGCTGCTGACCGGCAAGGTCGCGGTGGTCACCGCCGCCGCCGGCACCGGGATCGGGTCGGCCACCGCGGAACGCTGCCTGCTGGAGGGCGCGGCGGTGGTGGTCAGCGACTGGCACCAGCGGCGACTGGCCGAGACGGTCGAGCGGCTGGCCGCCGAGCACGGCGAGCAGGTCACCGGCATTCCCTGCGACGTCACCGACGAGAGCCAGGTGCAGGCCCTGTTCACCGGCGCGGCTGTCCACTTCGGACGGATCGACGTGGTGGTGAACAACGCCGGCCTCGGCGGCACCGCCTCGGTGCTGGAGATGACCGACGAGCAGTGGCAGCGGGTCCTCGACGTCACCCTGAACGGGACCTTCCGCTGCACCAGGGCCGCGCTGCGGCTGATGGTCGAGCAGGGCGGCGGCGGCGCGATCGTGAACAACGCCTCGGTGATCGGGTGGCGCGCCCAGGCAGGGCAGGCGCACTACGCTGCGGCCAAGGCCGGCGTGATGGCGTTCACCCGGTGCACCGCGCTGGATGTGGCCCAGCACGGGATCCGGGTGAACGCGGTCGCGCCCAGCCTGGCCGCACACCCCTTTCTGGCCAAGGTGACCAGCGACGAGCTGCTCACCGAACTGGCCGGGCGGGAGGCGTTCGGCCGGGCGGCGCAGCCCTGGGAGGTGGCCACCGTGATGGTGTTCCTGGCCAGCGACTACGCCACCTACCTCACCGGCGAGGTGCTGTCGGTGAGCAGCCAGCACCCGTGA
- a CDS encoding (2Fe-2S)-binding protein: protein MSGRGRTVQVVVDGVAVEAVAGQSVAGLLIGMGRASWRSTRRDGRPRGVFCGIGVCFDCLVVVNGVPDVRACQRVLADGDVVRVQDGAEIAEV, encoded by the coding sequence ATGAGCGGGCGGGGCCGGACTGTCCAGGTGGTCGTGGACGGGGTGGCGGTTGAGGCGGTGGCTGGGCAGAGCGTGGCGGGGTTGTTGATCGGGATGGGGCGGGCGTCCTGGCGGAGCACTCGGCGGGACGGGCGGCCGCGCGGGGTGTTCTGCGGGATCGGGGTGTGTTTCGACTGCCTGGTCGTGGTGAACGGGGTGCCGGATGTGCGGGCCTGCCAACGGGTGCTGGCCGACGGCGACGTGGTGCGGGTGCAGGACGGCGCGGAGATCGCGGAGGTGTGA
- a CDS encoding phosphotriesterase-related protein, translated as MPTVPTVSGAKDLDQLGRTLMHEHVFVQDTELMANYPHLWDEEAEVEAAATRLRALHATGITTIADPTVLGLGRDLPRLLRVSARVPDLNIIVATGLYTYRDVPLSLHHRGPGTILGGDDPLIPLFIHDLTEGIAGTGVRAAFLKCAADLHGLTPDVTRVLRAVIAAHHHTGAPITVHTSTTNDTPREVQALLKSEGVDLSRVILGHVGDTADLDLLKRLADNGSYLGMDRFGLDLMLPADQRIETVRALCEAGYAERMVLSQDSCSHIDWFPPGLKEQILPNWRYDYLSDTVIPALLAQGVSQADIDQMLITNPRDYFTPA; from the coding sequence ATGCCCACCGTGCCCACCGTCAGCGGCGCCAAGGATCTCGACCAGCTCGGCCGGACCCTGATGCACGAGCACGTGTTCGTCCAGGACACCGAGCTGATGGCCAACTACCCGCACCTGTGGGACGAGGAAGCCGAGGTCGAGGCCGCCGCCACCCGCCTGCGCGCCCTGCACGCCACCGGCATCACCACCATCGCCGACCCCACCGTCCTCGGCCTCGGCCGCGACCTGCCCCGCCTGCTCCGGGTGTCGGCACGGGTCCCCGACCTCAACATCATCGTCGCCACCGGCCTGTACACCTACCGCGACGTGCCCCTGAGCCTGCACCACCGGGGCCCCGGCACCATCCTCGGCGGCGACGACCCGCTGATCCCGCTGTTCATCCACGACCTCACCGAAGGCATCGCCGGCACCGGCGTCCGCGCCGCCTTCCTCAAGTGCGCCGCCGACCTGCACGGCCTCACCCCGGACGTCACCAGGGTCCTGCGCGCGGTGATCGCCGCCCACCACCACACCGGCGCCCCGATCACCGTGCACACCAGCACCACCAACGACACCCCGCGAGAAGTCCAGGCCCTGCTCAAGTCAGAAGGCGTCGACCTCTCCCGCGTGATCCTCGGCCACGTAGGCGACACCGCCGACCTGGACCTGCTGAAACGCCTGGCGGACAACGGCTCCTACCTCGGCATGGACCGCTTCGGCCTGGACCTGATGCTCCCCGCCGACCAGCGGATCGAAACCGTCCGCGCCCTCTGCGAAGCGGGCTACGCCGAACGCATGGTCCTGTCCCAGGACAGCTGCAGTCACATCGACTGGTTCCCACCCGGCCTCAAGGAACAGATCCTGCCGAACTGGCGCTACGACTACCTCTCCGACACGGTCATCCCCGCCCTGCTCGCCCAGGGCGTCTCCCAAGCCGACATCGACCAGATGCTGATCACCAACCCCCGCGACTACTTCACCCCAGCCTAG
- a CDS encoding TetR/AcrR family transcriptional regulator, which yields MTAKRAPESGSQRRAELLALAARLFADRGYRATTVRDIADAAGILSGSLYHHFDSKESMADEILRNFLDELFGRYREIEAGELGPRQRLEQVVITSFECIDAHHAEVAIYQNEAKHLAQQERFAYLGDHNVEFRKLWVGILEDGVRAGVFRPDLDVELVYRFVRDTVWVAVHWYRPDGALSAGDVARQYLGILLEGIATRRRPVRKS from the coding sequence GTGACAGCGAAACGTGCCCCCGAGAGCGGATCGCAGCGCCGCGCGGAACTGCTCGCGCTGGCCGCGCGGCTGTTCGCCGACCGCGGCTACCGGGCGACCACGGTCCGCGACATCGCCGACGCGGCAGGCATCCTCTCCGGCAGCCTGTACCACCACTTCGACTCGAAGGAGTCGATGGCCGATGAGATCCTGCGCAACTTCCTCGACGAGCTCTTCGGCCGCTACCGGGAGATCGAGGCGGGCGAGCTGGGGCCGCGGCAGCGCCTGGAACAGGTGGTGATCACCTCCTTCGAGTGCATCGACGCCCACCACGCCGAGGTGGCGATCTACCAGAACGAGGCCAAGCACCTGGCCCAGCAGGAACGCTTCGCCTACCTCGGTGACCACAACGTGGAGTTCCGCAAGCTGTGGGTCGGCATCCTGGAGGACGGGGTGCGCGCCGGGGTGTTCCGGCCGGACCTGGATGTCGAGCTGGTGTACCGGTTCGTCCGGGACACGGTGTGGGTCGCGGTGCACTGGTACCGCCCCGACGGCGCGCTCTCCGCAGGCGATGTGGCCCGGCAGTACCTCGGCATCCTGCTCGAAGGCATCGCCACCCGGCGGCGCCCGGTCCGAAAGTCCTAG
- a CDS encoding acyl-CoA dehydrogenase family protein, with protein sequence MDPFRRSVRDWLTANLTGDFAALRGLGGPGREHEAFEQRLAWDRHLAAAGWTCLGWPVEHGGRGLPVAQQVIFHEEYARAEAPARVSHVGEELLGPTLIAFGSPEQRQRFLPGIAAVRELWCQGYSEPEAGSDLAAVRTSAHLDGGEWVVTGQKVWTSLAHLAQWCFALVRTEPGSRRQAGLSYLLIPMDQPGVRVRPIRQLTGTAEFNEVFFEQARTPAELVVGQPGDGWRVAMGTLAVERGAATLGQQVGFGNELAALVEVARQTGALAEPGIRERLTRAWIGLEVMRAQALRTMSGPGTGFEASVAKLCWSRWHRGLGELAMAVRGGAGLTAPGDLDRWQRLFLFSRADTIYGGSDEIQRNIIAERILGLPKEVRP encoded by the coding sequence ATGGATCCGTTCCGGCGCTCGGTCAGGGACTGGCTCACGGCCAACCTGACCGGCGATTTCGCGGCCCTGCGCGGACTTGGCGGCCCCGGCCGCGAGCACGAGGCATTCGAGCAGCGGCTGGCCTGGGACCGGCACCTGGCCGCGGCGGGCTGGACCTGCCTCGGCTGGCCGGTCGAGCACGGCGGACGTGGCCTGCCGGTGGCCCAGCAGGTGATCTTCCACGAGGAGTACGCGCGAGCCGAGGCCCCGGCCAGGGTGAGCCACGTGGGCGAGGAACTGCTGGGGCCCACGCTGATCGCCTTCGGTTCACCCGAACAGCGGCAGCGGTTCCTGCCCGGCATCGCCGCAGTGCGCGAGCTGTGGTGCCAGGGCTACTCCGAACCGGAGGCCGGTTCCGACCTGGCCGCGGTGCGCACCTCAGCCCACCTGGACGGCGGCGAATGGGTGGTCACCGGCCAGAAGGTGTGGACCTCGCTCGCCCATCTGGCCCAGTGGTGCTTCGCGCTGGTGCGCACCGAACCCGGGTCGCGGCGGCAGGCCGGGCTGTCCTACCTGCTGATCCCGATGGACCAGCCCGGCGTGCGGGTGCGGCCGATCCGGCAGCTCACCGGCACCGCCGAGTTCAACGAGGTCTTCTTCGAACAGGCCCGCACCCCGGCGGAACTCGTTGTGGGCCAACCGGGTGACGGTTGGCGGGTGGCCATGGGCACCCTCGCCGTGGAGCGGGGCGCGGCGACGCTGGGGCAGCAGGTCGGGTTCGGCAACGAGCTGGCCGCGCTGGTCGAGGTGGCCAGGCAGACCGGCGCGCTGGCCGAGCCCGGCATCCGGGAACGGTTGACCAGGGCCTGGATCGGACTGGAGGTCATGCGCGCGCAGGCGCTGCGCACCATGTCCGGTCCGGGCACCGGGTTCGAGGCCTCGGTGGCCAAGCTGTGCTGGTCCCGCTGGCACCGGGGACTCGGCGAGCTGGCGATGGCGGTGCGCGGCGGGGCCGGGCTGACCGCGCCCGGTGACCTGGACCGGTGGCAGCGGCTGTTCCTGTTCAGCCGGGCGGACACCATCTACGGCGGGTCCGACGAGATCCAGCGCAACATCATCGCCGAGCGGATTCTGGGGCTGCCCAAGGAGGTTCGGCCGTGA
- a CDS encoding acetyl-CoA C-acetyltransferase, giving the protein MPEAYLIDAVRTPVGRRGGGLSTIHPADLGAHVITALFERTTADPSEVDDVMFGCVDTIGAQAGDIARTAWLVAGYPEQVPGVTVDRQCGSSQQALHFAAQAVMSGTADLVVAGGVQSMSRIPIGSAMTVGEQFGDPSPTALSPGWAHRYGDEELSQFRAADHIAVRWEISRAEMEEFALASHERAVTARAEGRFDCEIVDCGELTEDECPRPDTSLARMAELKPLRDNGRITAALSSQLADGASAVLVASEDAVRRFGLRPRARVHHLSARGADPVAMLTAPIRATRHALRKAGMGVADIDLFEVNEAFASVVLAWARELGVPLGKVNVNGGGIALGHPIGATGTKLTATLLNELERSGGRFGLQTMCEGGGQANVTIIERLGE; this is encoded by the coding sequence GTGCCCGAGGCGTACCTCATCGACGCAGTACGCACTCCGGTCGGTCGCCGGGGCGGCGGACTCAGCACGATCCACCCGGCTGACCTGGGCGCCCACGTGATCACCGCCCTGTTCGAGCGCACCACCGCCGATCCGTCCGAAGTGGACGATGTGATGTTCGGCTGCGTGGACACCATCGGCGCCCAGGCCGGCGACATCGCCCGCACCGCCTGGCTGGTCGCGGGCTACCCGGAGCAGGTGCCGGGCGTGACGGTGGACCGCCAGTGCGGCTCCAGCCAGCAGGCCCTGCACTTCGCCGCCCAGGCGGTGATGAGCGGGACGGCGGACCTGGTGGTGGCGGGCGGGGTGCAGAGCATGAGCCGCATCCCGATCGGCTCGGCGATGACCGTCGGCGAACAGTTCGGCGACCCCAGCCCGACGGCCCTCTCACCCGGCTGGGCGCACCGGTACGGCGATGAGGAGCTGTCCCAGTTCCGGGCGGCGGACCACATCGCGGTGCGGTGGGAGATCAGCCGAGCGGAGATGGAGGAGTTCGCGCTGGCCAGCCACGAGCGGGCGGTGACGGCGCGGGCGGAGGGACGGTTCGACTGCGAGATCGTGGACTGCGGCGAGCTGACCGAGGACGAGTGCCCGCGCCCGGACACCTCGTTGGCGCGGATGGCCGAGCTGAAACCGTTGCGGGACAACGGTCGGATCACCGCGGCGTTGTCCAGCCAGCTGGCGGACGGGGCCAGCGCGGTGCTGGTGGCCTCGGAAGATGCGGTGCGGCGCTTCGGATTGCGGCCCCGGGCGCGGGTGCACCACCTGTCAGCGCGGGGGGCGGATCCGGTGGCGATGTTGACCGCGCCGATCCGGGCCACCCGGCATGCGTTGCGGAAGGCGGGGATGGGGGTGGCGGACATTGACCTGTTCGAGGTCAATGAGGCGTTCGCGAGTGTGGTGCTGGCTTGGGCGCGGGAGTTGGGGGTGCCGTTGGGGAAGGTGAACGTGAATGGCGGGGGGATCGCGTTGGGGCATCCGATTGGGGCTACGGGGACGAAGTTGACGGCGACGTTGTTGAACGAGCTGGAGCGGAGTGGGGGGCGGTTCGGGTTGCAGACGATGTGCGAGGGTGGGGGGCAGGCGAACGTGACGATCATCGAGCGGCTGGGGGAGTGA
- a CDS encoding FAD-dependent oxidoreductase — translation MDRVVVVGAGPAGLAAAWAAASAGVPVLLVDSGSAVGGQYRRQSGVRAARVPAHPLIEWWPETSVWAMEPVAGGHRLRLQTGAADAPGRTMSTVDTRALVVATGAYDRVLPFPGWDLPGVYTAGAAQALAKGQGVAVGRRVLVGGTGPFLLPVAGSLLEVGSRVVGLVEANGVSGAVGWARDPLGALGKLGELAGYGAVLARGRVPVRFGAAVVAAHGDSRVEAVTVARLDAGWRVVAGSERVVEVDAVCLGFGFTAQLELAVSAGCRIQDGAVLVDSAQRTSVPGVFAAGEVTGIAGAGPASAEGTVAGCAAAARLGRKVAAPAAALRLVRDGRRFGRALAAAHPVRNGWRTWLSADTVVCRCEDVRMSDLCAALAQGALGMRAVKLVSRAGLGLCQGRVCGRNVGELAGTPFTQNRPIAVPVRLSDLAAVEDEEELS, via the coding sequence ATGGACCGGGTGGTGGTGGTCGGCGCGGGGCCCGCGGGGCTGGCGGCGGCGTGGGCGGCGGCTTCCGCTGGGGTGCCGGTGTTGTTGGTGGACAGCGGGTCCGCGGTGGGTGGGCAGTACCGGCGGCAGTCGGGGGTGCGGGCGGCGCGGGTGCCTGCGCATCCGTTGATTGAGTGGTGGCCGGAGACCTCGGTGTGGGCGATGGAGCCGGTGGCGGGCGGGCATCGGTTGCGGTTGCAGACCGGGGCCGCGGACGCGCCTGGCCGGACCATGTCCACTGTGGACACTCGGGCGCTGGTGGTCGCCACGGGGGCCTACGACCGGGTGTTGCCGTTCCCCGGGTGGGATCTGCCGGGGGTGTACACAGCGGGGGCGGCGCAGGCGCTGGCCAAGGGGCAGGGGGTCGCGGTCGGGCGGCGGGTGCTGGTGGGTGGGACCGGGCCTTTTCTGCTGCCGGTGGCTGGGTCGCTGCTTGAGGTGGGTTCCCGGGTGGTGGGGTTGGTGGAGGCCAACGGGGTTTCCGGTGCGGTGGGGTGGGCACGGGATCCGTTGGGGGCCTTGGGGAAGCTGGGCGAGCTGGCGGGGTACGGGGCGGTGCTGGCGCGGGGGCGGGTGCCGGTGCGGTTCGGCGCCGCGGTGGTGGCCGCGCACGGGGACTCCCGGGTGGAGGCGGTGACGGTGGCCCGGCTGGATGCCGGATGGCGGGTGGTGGCCGGGAGCGAGCGGGTTGTTGAGGTTGACGCGGTGTGCCTGGGGTTCGGGTTCACCGCGCAGCTTGAACTGGCCGTCTCGGCCGGGTGCCGGATCCAGGACGGGGCCGTGCTGGTCGACTCCGCGCAACGGACCTCGGTGCCGGGGGTGTTCGCGGCGGGCGAGGTGACCGGGATCGCCGGCGCCGGGCCCGCCTCGGCCGAGGGCACGGTGGCCGGATGTGCCGCCGCGGCACGGCTGGGGCGGAAGGTCGCGGCACCGGCGGCGGCGCTGCGGCTGGTGCGGGACGGGCGGCGGTTCGGGCGAGCTTTGGCCGCCGCCCATCCGGTGCGGAACGGTTGGCGCACTTGGCTTTCCGCGGACACCGTGGTGTGCCGGTGCGAGGACGTCCGGATGTCCGACTTGTGTGCCGCGCTGGCACAGGGTGCGCTGGGCATGCGGGCGGTGAAGCTCGTCAGCCGGGCCGGGCTCGGGCTGTGTCAGGGCAGGGTCTGCGGACGCAACGTCGGGGAGCTCGCCGGCACCCCGTTCACGCAGAACCGGCCGATCGCGGTACCGGTGCGCCTGAGTGATCTGGCCGCCGTCGAGGACGAGGAGGAGCTGAGTTGA
- a CDS encoding FadD3 family acyl-CoA ligase, protein MNPSTIPAALHSAAQRFGAAEAVVDGEVRWNFTGLLGRVRTAAGVFLGAGLAPGERVAVLGPNTAHWVVAALGALYAGGTLVPVNTRFTATETQDLLRRSGARALVVAEEFLGVDHLAELEKVGLPPGLRTVLRLPADPAAPGLSGSPVPLAEVTERAESVRGNEVSDILFTSGTTGRSKGAMSAHRQSLRVAAAWAELAGLRAGDRYLVVNPFFHSFGYKIGILACLLTGATLVPQAVFRPAETVRLIERERITVLPGAPTIYQSLLDHPRSADLSSLRLAVTGAAVVPVRLVERMRTELGFDTVLTAYGLTEAVVATMCRPEDDPVTVATTCGRPAAGFELRLAPNGEVLLRGPNLMLGYLDDPVATAAAVDAEGWLHTGDLGRVDERGYLTITDRLKDMYICGGFNVYPAEVEQALSRLDGVAESAVIGVPDQRLGEVGHAVVVTSPGARLSTSDVIGFCKARLANFKVPRTVEFRASLPRNAAGKVLKQRLREES, encoded by the coding sequence GTGAATCCCAGCACCATCCCCGCGGCGCTGCACTCGGCGGCGCAGCGGTTCGGCGCGGCCGAGGCCGTGGTGGACGGCGAGGTGCGCTGGAACTTCACCGGTCTGCTGGGCCGGGTGCGCACCGCGGCCGGGGTGTTCCTCGGCGCGGGCCTGGCTCCCGGCGAGCGGGTGGCGGTGCTCGGCCCGAACACCGCGCACTGGGTGGTCGCCGCGCTGGGCGCGCTGTACGCGGGCGGCACCCTGGTTCCGGTCAACACCCGTTTCACCGCAACGGAAACCCAGGACCTGCTCCGGCGCAGCGGGGCCAGGGCGCTGGTGGTGGCCGAGGAGTTCCTCGGCGTGGACCACCTCGCCGAACTGGAGAAAGTGGGCCTGCCACCGGGTCTGCGCACCGTGTTGCGCCTCCCGGCCGACCCGGCCGCACCCGGGTTGTCCGGCTCACCGGTGCCGCTGGCCGAGGTGACGGAGCGGGCGGAGTCGGTGCGGGGCAACGAGGTCAGCGACATCCTGTTCACCTCCGGCACCACCGGCCGCAGCAAGGGCGCGATGAGCGCGCACCGCCAGTCGCTGAGGGTGGCGGCGGCCTGGGCCGAGCTGGCCGGGTTGCGCGCGGGCGACCGGTACCTGGTGGTGAACCCGTTCTTCCACAGCTTCGGCTACAAGATCGGCATCCTGGCCTGCCTGCTCACCGGCGCGACCCTGGTGCCACAGGCGGTGTTCCGCCCGGCGGAGACGGTGCGGCTGATCGAGCGGGAGCGGATCACCGTGCTGCCCGGCGCGCCCACCATCTACCAGTCCCTGCTCGACCACCCCCGTTCGGCGGACCTGTCCTCGTTGCGGCTGGCGGTGACCGGGGCGGCGGTGGTGCCGGTGCGGCTGGTGGAGCGGATGCGGACTGAGCTGGGCTTCGACACCGTGCTCACCGCGTACGGGCTGACCGAGGCGGTGGTGGCCACCATGTGCCGTCCCGAGGACGATCCGGTCACCGTGGCCACCACCTGCGGCCGTCCGGCGGCCGGGTTCGAGCTGCGGCTGGCACCCAACGGCGAGGTGTTGTTGCGCGGCCCCAACCTGATGCTGGGCTACCTGGACGATCCGGTCGCGACGGCGGCCGCGGTGGACGCCGAGGGCTGGCTGCACACCGGTGACCTCGGCCGGGTGGACGAACGTGGCTACCTCACCATCACCGACCGGCTCAAGGACATGTACATCTGCGGCGGCTTCAACGTCTACCCCGCCGAGGTCGAGCAGGCCCTGTCCAGGCTGGACGGGGTGGCCGAGTCGGCGGTGATCGGGGTGCCGGACCAGCGCCTGGGCGAGGTGGGCCACGCGGTCGTGGTCACCAGTCCCGGCGCTCGACTGTCCACTTCGGACGTCATCGGGTTCTGCAAGGCGAGGCTGGCCAACTTCAAGGTGCCGCGCACGGTGGAGTTCCGGGCCTCGCTGCCCAGGAACGCCGCGGGCAAGGTGCTCAAACAGCGGTTGCGCGAGGAGAGCTGA
- a CDS encoding helix-turn-helix transcriptional regulator, whose product MTSQRAGQVLGANLRERREALGISLSELARRSGIAKGTLSQLESGSGNPTIETVFSLSNALDVPVSDLLTEAVDPDVVVVRSADLEVLSGEAVDLRLLRRIEHGGAVVEVYDQRVRPGVVQESAGHPGFEHTAVVTGTLRVTVHGRAHEIGPGDYVSFRAGTPHQYAAVDGEVRSVLLLEHPAE is encoded by the coding sequence ATGACGAGTCAGCGGGCGGGGCAGGTGCTCGGCGCGAACCTGCGGGAGCGGCGGGAGGCGCTGGGCATATCCCTGTCGGAGCTGGCCCGCCGGTCCGGGATCGCCAAGGGCACGCTGTCCCAGCTGGAGTCCGGGTCGGGCAACCCGACCATCGAGACAGTGTTCAGTTTGTCGAACGCTTTGGATGTGCCGGTGTCGGACCTGCTGACCGAGGCGGTCGATCCGGACGTGGTGGTGGTGCGCTCGGCCGACCTGGAGGTGCTCAGCGGGGAGGCGGTCGACCTGCGGCTGCTGCGCCGGATCGAGCACGGCGGGGCGGTGGTGGAAGTCTACGACCAGCGGGTGCGGCCGGGAGTGGTGCAGGAATCCGCAGGTCATCCCGGGTTTGAGCACACCGCGGTGGTGACCGGGACGCTGCGGGTGACCGTGCACGGGCGGGCGCACGAGATCGGACCGGGGGACTATGTGAGCTTCCGGGCCGGGACGCCGCACCAGTACGCCGCGGTGGACGGCGAGGTGCGGTCGGTGCTGTTGCTGGAGCATCCGGCGGAGTAG